The Candidatus Thorarchaeota archaeon genome segment GTCGACCCTTCTTTGTTTTTGCTCTCTATAGTCTCCACATAGGAGATACAGGCAATGATATTAGAAAGAAACTTCTAGAGAAAGGAGGCCGGGACATCGGGTACTTCAAGTCTAGAGGGACAAACCACTTCCCCGGCTATACAAGGAAGGGTGTACTCTTCTGTCCTGAGAATCCAAGTAAAGAAGAGCTTGACGATGCTAGAGGTTTTGCTAATCAAGTAGCAAAGCGCTATCAAGACGAACATGTAACAGTAGAGCAATTTGATCCGTCTCCACCTGTGATGTATCGTCTTGAGCGCTTGGCTTCCAACAGATGGCTAACCGATCACCTACTGAGTCGAACCTTTGTGGTTGACAAAGATGCCTGCATCAACTGTGGTACCTGTGTTGATGCCTGTCCGACAAACAATATAGAACTTGATGAGGAAGGATTTCCAAAATGGGGTCAGAACTGTATTCTGTGTCT includes the following:
- a CDS encoding EFR1 family ferrodoxin (N-terminal region resembles flavodoxins. C-terminal ferrodoxin region binds two 4Fe-4S clusters.) gives rise to the protein MVTCNIAYFSQSGSTAKIADMISRQLEEIGWFVKTSNLAENSAPTESSDVLGIGTPTFFFHAPSLVTEFIDGLPNLDGRPFFVFALYSLHIGDTGNDIRKKLLEKGGRDIGYFKSRGTNHFPGYTRKGVLFCPENPSKEELDDARGFANQVAKRYQDEHVTVEQFDPSPPVMYRLERLASNRWLTDHLLSRTFVVDKDACINCGTCVDACPTNNIELDEEGFPKWGQNCILCLSCEIACPEDAVSSMLDSSLMSPIIKYNISQGKDNPDVCFEKI